A window from Mycolicibacterium tokaiense encodes these proteins:
- a CDS encoding glutamine amidotransferase, which yields MCGIVGLHLRNPELYPRLGELLTGMLCEMGERGSDSAGVAVYGDPTWSPPGHSTVSLLEVPAAQADSLGAVLGEALGAEVTVLPLADTLVVHAPVDTEVLLGAARAAVPTALVAGFGQDVAVLKGVGHPRDLAARYGLAQAQGWQGVGHTRMATESAVNAAGCHPYAVGSDQCLVHNGSFANHATIRRELRAAGVHFDSENDTEVGARFVAHQLASGADVELALKRLCAEFDGFYTLLVSNSDSFAVVRDAIACKPAVVAETDDWVAMASEYRALVGLPGIETAHLFEPEPEVVYAWSR from the coding sequence ATGTGCGGAATCGTGGGGTTGCATCTGCGCAACCCTGAGCTCTACCCCCGGCTCGGTGAGTTGCTCACCGGGATGCTCTGTGAGATGGGGGAGCGCGGCTCGGATTCGGCGGGGGTGGCCGTCTACGGCGACCCCACCTGGTCGCCGCCCGGGCACAGCACCGTGTCGCTACTGGAAGTACCTGCTGCGCAGGCGGATTCCCTGGGTGCTGTGCTGGGTGAGGCGCTGGGAGCCGAGGTGACGGTGCTGCCGCTGGCCGACACCCTGGTGGTGCATGCCCCGGTGGACACCGAGGTGCTGCTGGGCGCGGCGCGGGCCGCGGTGCCCACCGCGCTGGTGGCCGGCTTCGGTCAGGATGTCGCGGTGCTCAAGGGCGTCGGCCACCCGCGCGACCTCGCTGCGCGCTACGGACTGGCGCAGGCGCAGGGCTGGCAGGGCGTCGGGCACACCCGGATGGCCACCGAGTCGGCAGTCAACGCCGCAGGCTGCCATCCGTACGCGGTGGGGTCCGACCAGTGCCTGGTGCACAACGGATCCTTCGCCAACCATGCCACCATCCGGCGCGAACTGCGCGCCGCAGGTGTGCATTTCGACAGCGAGAACGACACCGAGGTGGGCGCCCGCTTCGTCGCCCACCAGCTGGCCTCCGGAGCAGATGTGGAACTGGCGCTCAAGCGCCTGTGCGCCGAGTTCGACGGCTTCTACACGCTGCTGGTGTCCAACTCCGACTCCTTCGCGGTGGTGCGCGATGCCATCGCCTGTAAGCCGGCCGTGGTGGCCGAGACCGACGACTGGGTGGCCATGGCCTCCGAATACCGCGCCCTGGTGGGCCTGCCCGGTATCGAGACCGCGCACCTGTTCGAACCCGAACCCGAGGTGGTGTACGCATGGAGCCGGTGA
- a CDS encoding protein glxC produces MEPVTTFDLQHSSVREINAALHARDIDGDFVIENPAGAHNLAVGLDAAVRLRIAGHVGYYAAGMNQHAEVTIEGNAGVGLAENMMSGTVLVKGNASQSAGATAHGGLLVIEGDAAARCGISMKGVNIVVGGNAGHMSAFMAQSGTLVIRGDVGDALGDSIYEARIYVRGEVASLGADCVPKSMDDNHHAELAALLKEAGFDDETSTYTRYGSGRSLYHFHSDNTY; encoded by the coding sequence ATGGAGCCGGTGACAACCTTCGACCTGCAGCACAGCAGCGTGCGAGAAATCAACGCCGCCTTGCATGCTCGCGACATCGACGGCGACTTCGTGATCGAGAATCCGGCCGGTGCGCACAATCTGGCCGTGGGGTTGGACGCCGCGGTGCGGCTGCGGATCGCCGGGCACGTCGGCTACTACGCCGCCGGGATGAACCAGCATGCCGAGGTGACCATCGAGGGCAATGCCGGGGTGGGGCTCGCCGAGAACATGATGAGCGGGACCGTGCTGGTCAAGGGCAACGCCTCCCAGTCGGCGGGGGCCACCGCACACGGGGGGCTGCTCGTCATCGAGGGTGACGCCGCGGCCCGCTGTGGCATCTCGATGAAAGGGGTCAACATCGTCGTCGGCGGCAACGCCGGGCACATGAGCGCCTTCATGGCCCAGAGCGGCACCCTGGTGATCCGAGGTGATGTCGGTGATGCACTGGGGGATTCGATCTACGAAGCCCGCATCTACGTCCGCGGCGAGGTGGCCTCCCTCGGTGCCGACTGTGTGCCCAAGTCCATGGACGACAATCACCACGCCGAATTGGCCGCGCTGCTCAAAGAGGCCGGATTCGACGACGAGACCAGCACCTACACCAGATACGGGTCGGGGCGGTCGCTGTATCACTTCCACTCCGACAACACGTACTGA
- the glnT gene encoding type III glutamate--ammonia ligase: MAAPTDLAQAAKDSNTRFILALFVDLRGKPCAKLVPVEAVDMLVDEGVGFAGYAVGAIGQEPKDPDLMAMPDAASFTPIPFIKEGLGIVHCDPHVEGKPWPFAPRVILKSMLTRAADSDLTAYVGAEVEYFLLRREADGTLATADPGDHADQPCYDARGVTRMFDHLAGISTAMNSLGWGNYANDHEDGNGQFEQNFTYSDALTTADRVITLRYLLTMLAEQRGMIATFMGKPFSDRTGSGMHLHLSLRGKDGEAVFPDGDDPRGLGLSPLAYNFVGGILEHSCALQAVVAPTVNAYKRTGAVSTTSGASWAPRTPTYGGNDRTHYVRIPDDQRIELRGPDGSANPYLAIAAALGAGLDGIKRNIDPGEPAAPTEQRLQPLPLTLLHAVEALEADDVVSSALDGAGEGVATYFANLKREEFFTWHREVTPWEIDRYLQAF; this comes from the coding sequence CGGTTCATCCTCGCGCTGTTCGTCGATCTGCGCGGTAAACCGTGCGCCAAGCTGGTGCCGGTCGAGGCCGTCGACATGCTGGTGGACGAGGGCGTGGGATTCGCGGGGTATGCCGTCGGAGCCATCGGGCAGGAGCCCAAGGATCCCGACCTGATGGCCATGCCGGACGCGGCGTCGTTCACCCCCATCCCCTTCATCAAGGAGGGGCTGGGCATCGTGCACTGCGATCCCCACGTGGAGGGCAAGCCGTGGCCGTTCGCTCCCCGGGTGATCCTCAAGTCCATGCTCACCCGCGCCGCCGACAGTGACCTGACGGCCTACGTGGGCGCCGAGGTGGAGTACTTCCTCCTTCGCCGCGAGGCCGACGGCACCTTGGCCACCGCCGATCCCGGGGACCACGCCGACCAACCGTGCTACGACGCCCGCGGCGTGACGCGGATGTTCGACCATCTGGCCGGCATCTCGACGGCGATGAACAGCCTGGGCTGGGGCAACTACGCCAACGACCACGAAGACGGCAACGGGCAGTTCGAGCAGAACTTCACCTACTCCGACGCCCTCACCACCGCCGACCGGGTGATCACCCTGCGCTACCTGCTGACCATGCTGGCCGAACAGCGCGGCATGATCGCCACCTTCATGGGCAAGCCGTTCAGTGACCGCACCGGCAGCGGCATGCACCTGCATCTGTCGTTGCGCGGAAAAGACGGCGAAGCCGTGTTTCCCGATGGCGACGATCCCCGGGGGCTGGGGCTCTCGCCCCTGGCCTACAACTTCGTGGGCGGCATCCTCGAGCACAGCTGTGCGCTGCAGGCCGTGGTGGCTCCCACCGTGAACGCCTACAAGCGCACCGGTGCGGTCTCCACCACCTCCGGCGCCAGCTGGGCGCCGCGCACCCCGACCTACGGCGGTAACGACCGCACACACTACGTGCGCATCCCCGACGACCAACGGATCGAACTGCGTGGCCCGGACGGTTCGGCCAACCCGTACCTCGCCATTGCGGCGGCTCTGGGCGCCGGCCTGGACGGTATCAAGCGCAACATCGATCCCGGCGAGCCTGCCGCGCCCACCGAGCAACGGCTGCAACCGCTTCCGTTGACACTGCTGCACGCGGTGGAGGCGCTGGAGGCCGACGACGTGGTGTCCAGTGCGCTGGACGGCGCGGGCGAGGGCGTCGCCACCTACTTCGCCAACCTCAAGCGCGAAGAGTTCTTCACCTGGCACCGCGAGGTGACGCCATGGGAGATCGACCGCTACCTGCAGGCGTTCTGA
- a CDS encoding FMN-binding glutamate synthase family protein, which produces MNDDARVQRGLRESATFDRATIADIQRAAATGVYDIRGWGAKRKLPHLDDLAFLGASMSRYPLEGYRERCDTDVVLGSRYAKHPLHLSIPVTIAGMSFGSLSANAKEALGRGASEVGTSTTTGDGGMTPEERGQSKYLVYQYLPSRYGMNPDDLRKADAIEIVLGQGAKPGGGGMLLGQKITERVARMRNLPEGIDQRSACRHPDWTGPDDLTIKINELRELTDWEKPIFVKMGASRTYYDVKLAVHAGADVVVVDGMQGGTAATQDVFIEHVGIPTLAAIPQAVQALQELGVHRQVQLVVSGGIRNGADVAKALALGADAVSIGTAALIALGDNDPRYADEYDKIGSAAGFYDDFQDGRDPAGITTQDPQLSARLDPVEAGRRLANYLRVMTMEAQTIARACGKAHVQHLEPEDLVALTIEAAAMARIPLAGTSWIPGHA; this is translated from the coding sequence ATGAATGATGACGCCCGCGTTCAGCGCGGCCTGCGTGAGTCCGCCACCTTCGACCGCGCCACCATCGCCGACATCCAGCGCGCCGCCGCCACCGGGGTGTACGACATCCGGGGCTGGGGGGCCAAGCGCAAGCTGCCGCACCTCGACGATCTGGCGTTCCTGGGTGCCAGCATGTCCCGCTACCCGCTGGAGGGCTACCGCGAGCGGTGCGACACCGATGTGGTGCTCGGCAGCAGGTACGCCAAACATCCTCTGCACCTCAGCATTCCGGTGACGATCGCGGGAATGAGCTTCGGCTCGCTGTCGGCCAACGCCAAGGAGGCGCTGGGCCGCGGGGCCAGCGAAGTGGGCACCTCGACCACCACCGGCGACGGCGGCATGACCCCCGAGGAGCGGGGCCAGAGCAAGTACCTGGTGTATCAGTACCTGCCCAGCCGGTACGGGATGAACCCCGACGACCTGCGCAAGGCCGACGCCATCGAGATCGTGCTCGGCCAGGGCGCCAAGCCGGGCGGTGGCGGAATGCTGCTGGGGCAGAAGATCACCGAGCGGGTGGCGCGGATGCGGAACCTGCCCGAGGGCATCGACCAGCGCAGCGCGTGCCGGCATCCCGACTGGACCGGACCCGACGACCTGACCATCAAGATCAACGAACTGCGTGAGCTGACCGACTGGGAGAAGCCCATCTTCGTCAAGATGGGTGCGTCGCGTACCTATTACGACGTCAAGCTGGCAGTCCACGCCGGCGCCGATGTGGTGGTGGTCGACGGCATGCAGGGCGGCACCGCGGCCACCCAGGACGTGTTCATCGAACACGTCGGGATCCCGACGCTGGCCGCCATCCCGCAGGCGGTGCAGGCGTTGCAGGAGTTGGGCGTTCATCGTCAGGTCCAGTTGGTGGTCTCCGGTGGCATCCGCAACGGCGCCGACGTCGCCAAGGCGCTGGCGCTGGGCGCCGACGCGGTGTCGATCGGTACCGCCGCTCTGATCGCTCTGGGCGACAACGATCCGCGCTACGCCGACGAATACGACAAGATCGGCAGCGCAGCAGGTTTCTACGATGACTTCCAGGACGGCCGGGACCCCGCCGGCATCACCACCCAGGACCCGCAGCTGTCCGCGCGGCTGGACCCGGTGGAGGCCGGCCGGCGTCTGGCCAATTACCTGCGGGTGATGACCATGGAGGCCCAGACCATCGCGCGGGCGTGCGGCAAAGCCCATGTGCAGCACCTGGAACCCGAGGACCTGGTGGCGTTGACCATCGAAGCCGCTGCCATGGCCCGCATCCCGCTGGCCGGCACGTCCTGGATCCCCGGCCATGCCTGA